In Xiphias gladius isolate SHS-SW01 ecotype Sanya breed wild chromosome 6, ASM1685928v1, whole genome shotgun sequence, a single genomic region encodes these proteins:
- the LOC120790855 gene encoding tyrosine-protein kinase ZAP-70 isoform X1: protein MSIDPAAELPFFYGSISRSEAEQHLKLAGMADGLFLLRQCLRSLGGYVLSIVSNLEFHHYSIEKQLNGTYCITGGKPHCGPAELCEFYSKDSDGLVCTLKKPCLRSPDTPIQPGVFDSLRENMLREYVKQTWNLEGEAMEQAIISQAPQLEKLIATTAHEKMPWYHGKVGRNEGERRLYSGAQPDGKFLVRDREESGTFALSMMYGKTVYHYQILQDKSGKYSMPEGTKFDTIWQLVEYLKMKPDGLMTVLGEACLNGRAVEKTPSLPATVSTGHILTFLSQQIFHCLRFILLSLFQRRTGANGYTPPPRAVPAASTPVAAVPAEREVLPMDCSGFNPYHNPNDVRRFNIQRSQLLMDEVELGSGNFGSVKKGVLKTDSGQIDVAIKVLKSENEKLVKEEMMREAEIMHQLSNPFIVRMLGLCNAENLMLVMEMASAGPLNKFLNSNKDTVTAENIVNLMHQVSMGMKYLEEKNFVHRDLAARNVLLVNQQFAKISDFGLSKALGEDDNYYKARTAGKWPLKWYAPECIIFHKFSSKSDVWSFGITMWEAFSYGGKPYKKMKGPEVIRFIESGSRMDCPAACPERMYELMKECWTYKHEERPDFKKVEESMRFYHYSLSNKVKPEGAAADAEPDK, encoded by the exons ATGTCCATCGACCCTGCGGCCGAGCTGCCTTTCTTCTACGGCAGCATCAGTCGCTCGGAGGCCGAGCAGCATCTGAAGCTGGCTGGGATGGCTGATGGCCTCTTCTTGCTCCGACAGTGTCTCCGCAGTCTGGGCGGCTACGTCCTCTCGATTGTGTCGAATCTGGAGTTCCACCACTACTCCATAGAGAAACAGCTTAACGGGACTTACTGCATCACAGGAGGGAAGCCTCACTGTGGGCCTGCAGAGCTCTGTGAGTTTTACAGCAAGGACTCCGATGGGCTGGTGTGCACCCTGAAGAAACCCTGTCTGCGCTCCCCGGATACACCGATACAGCCCGGCGTGTTCGACAGCCTGAGAGAAAACATGCTAAGGGAGTACGTGAAGCAGACGTGGAACCTGGAG gGAGAAGCCATGGAGCAGGCCATCATCAGTCAAGCCCCTCAGCTCGAGAAGCTGATCGCCACTACAGCCCACGAGAAGATGCCTTGGTATCACGGTAAAGTCGGCCGCAACGAAGGCGAGAGGCGGCTTTACTCTGGAGCACAACCAGACGGCAAGTTTCT agtgagagacagagaggagtcTGGTACCTTTGCTCTCTCCATGATGTACGGGAAAACAGTTTACCACTATCAGATTCTCCAAGACAAGTCAGGGAAATACTCCATGCCAGAGGGAACAAAGTTTGACACAATCTGGCAG CTGGTTGAGTACCTGAAGATGAAACCTGACGGCCTGATGACGGTTCTCGGGGAGGCGTGCCTTAACGGCAGAGCTGTCGAAA AGACACCCAGTCTTCCTGCAACAGTGAGTACTGGCCACATCTTGACCTTTTTAAGTCAGCAAATATTTCATTGTCTGAGATTCATTTTACTGTCACTCTTTCAGAGGCGGACTGGCGCAAATGGATACACACCGCCACCTCGAG CTGTCCCAGCGGCCTCCACCCCAGTTGCCGCCGTGCCCGCGGAGCGGGAAGTTCTGCCCATGGACTGCAGTGGGTTCAACCCGTACCACAACCCGAACGACGTGAGGAGATTTAACATCCAAAGGAGTCAGCTGCTGATGGACGAGGTGGAGCTCGGCTCTGGGAACTTTGGCAGTGTCAAGAAGGGAGTCCTCAAAACTGACTC GGGTCAGATAGACGTGGCCATTAAAGTGCTGAAGAGTGAGAATGAGAAGCTGGTGAAGGAGGAGATGATGAGGGAGGCAGAGATCATGCACCAGCTGAGCAACCCCTTCATAGTCCGAATGCTTGGCCTCTGCAACGCTGAGAATCTGATGCTGGTCATGGAGATGGCCTCTGCTGGACCTCTCAACAAATTCCTCAACAGCAATAA GGATACTGTCACTGCGGAGAACATTGTCAACCTGATGCACCAGGTGTCGATGGGGATGAAATATCTGGAGGAGAAGAACTTTGTGCACAGAGATTTAGCGGCTCGTAACGTCCTGCTGGTCAACCAACAGTTCGCCAAAATCAGTGATTTTGGGCTCTCCAAGGCCTTGGGAGAAGATGACAACTACTACAAG GCTCGTACAGCAGGTAAATGGCCACTAAAGTGGTACGCTCCAGAATGTATAATCTTCCACAAATTCTCCAGTAAAAGTGATGTTTGGAGTTTTGGCATCACCATGTGGGAGGCCTTTTCCTACGGAGGGAAACCTTATAAG AAAATGAAAGGACCGGAGGTGATTCGCTTCATTGAAAGCGGGAGCCGTATGGACTGTCCAGCAGCATGTCCAGAGCGAATGTATGAACTGATGAAAGAGTGCTGGACATACAA ACATGAGGAGCGTCCAGACTTCAAGAAGGTTGAGGAGTCCATGAGGTTTTACCATTACTCCCTATCAAACAAGGTCAAGCCTGAGGGAGCTGCAGCCGATGCTGAGCCTGACAAGTAG
- the LOC120790855 gene encoding tyrosine-protein kinase ZAP-70 isoform X2, whose amino-acid sequence MSIDPAAELPFFYGSISRSEAEQHLKLAGMADGLFLLRQCLRSLGGYVLSIVSNLEFHHYSIEKQLNGTYCITGGKPHCGPAELCEFYSKDSDGLVCTLKKPCLRSPDTPIQPGVFDSLRENMLREYVKQTWNLEGEAMEQAIISQAPQLEKLIATTAHEKMPWYHGKVGRNEGERRLYSGAQPDGKFLVRDREESGTFALSMMYGKTVYHYQILQDKSGKYSMPEGTKFDTIWQLVEYLKMKPDGLMTVLGEACLNGRAVEKTPSLPATRRTGANGYTPPPRAVPAASTPVAAVPAEREVLPMDCSGFNPYHNPNDVRRFNIQRSQLLMDEVELGSGNFGSVKKGVLKTDSGQIDVAIKVLKSENEKLVKEEMMREAEIMHQLSNPFIVRMLGLCNAENLMLVMEMASAGPLNKFLNSNKDTVTAENIVNLMHQVSMGMKYLEEKNFVHRDLAARNVLLVNQQFAKISDFGLSKALGEDDNYYKARTAGKWPLKWYAPECIIFHKFSSKSDVWSFGITMWEAFSYGGKPYKKMKGPEVIRFIESGSRMDCPAACPERMYELMKECWTYKHEERPDFKKVEESMRFYHYSLSNKVKPEGAAADAEPDK is encoded by the exons ATGTCCATCGACCCTGCGGCCGAGCTGCCTTTCTTCTACGGCAGCATCAGTCGCTCGGAGGCCGAGCAGCATCTGAAGCTGGCTGGGATGGCTGATGGCCTCTTCTTGCTCCGACAGTGTCTCCGCAGTCTGGGCGGCTACGTCCTCTCGATTGTGTCGAATCTGGAGTTCCACCACTACTCCATAGAGAAACAGCTTAACGGGACTTACTGCATCACAGGAGGGAAGCCTCACTGTGGGCCTGCAGAGCTCTGTGAGTTTTACAGCAAGGACTCCGATGGGCTGGTGTGCACCCTGAAGAAACCCTGTCTGCGCTCCCCGGATACACCGATACAGCCCGGCGTGTTCGACAGCCTGAGAGAAAACATGCTAAGGGAGTACGTGAAGCAGACGTGGAACCTGGAG gGAGAAGCCATGGAGCAGGCCATCATCAGTCAAGCCCCTCAGCTCGAGAAGCTGATCGCCACTACAGCCCACGAGAAGATGCCTTGGTATCACGGTAAAGTCGGCCGCAACGAAGGCGAGAGGCGGCTTTACTCTGGAGCACAACCAGACGGCAAGTTTCT agtgagagacagagaggagtcTGGTACCTTTGCTCTCTCCATGATGTACGGGAAAACAGTTTACCACTATCAGATTCTCCAAGACAAGTCAGGGAAATACTCCATGCCAGAGGGAACAAAGTTTGACACAATCTGGCAG CTGGTTGAGTACCTGAAGATGAAACCTGACGGCCTGATGACGGTTCTCGGGGAGGCGTGCCTTAACGGCAGAGCTGTCGAAA AGACACCCAGTCTTCCTGCAACA AGGCGGACTGGCGCAAATGGATACACACCGCCACCTCGAG CTGTCCCAGCGGCCTCCACCCCAGTTGCCGCCGTGCCCGCGGAGCGGGAAGTTCTGCCCATGGACTGCAGTGGGTTCAACCCGTACCACAACCCGAACGACGTGAGGAGATTTAACATCCAAAGGAGTCAGCTGCTGATGGACGAGGTGGAGCTCGGCTCTGGGAACTTTGGCAGTGTCAAGAAGGGAGTCCTCAAAACTGACTC GGGTCAGATAGACGTGGCCATTAAAGTGCTGAAGAGTGAGAATGAGAAGCTGGTGAAGGAGGAGATGATGAGGGAGGCAGAGATCATGCACCAGCTGAGCAACCCCTTCATAGTCCGAATGCTTGGCCTCTGCAACGCTGAGAATCTGATGCTGGTCATGGAGATGGCCTCTGCTGGACCTCTCAACAAATTCCTCAACAGCAATAA GGATACTGTCACTGCGGAGAACATTGTCAACCTGATGCACCAGGTGTCGATGGGGATGAAATATCTGGAGGAGAAGAACTTTGTGCACAGAGATTTAGCGGCTCGTAACGTCCTGCTGGTCAACCAACAGTTCGCCAAAATCAGTGATTTTGGGCTCTCCAAGGCCTTGGGAGAAGATGACAACTACTACAAG GCTCGTACAGCAGGTAAATGGCCACTAAAGTGGTACGCTCCAGAATGTATAATCTTCCACAAATTCTCCAGTAAAAGTGATGTTTGGAGTTTTGGCATCACCATGTGGGAGGCCTTTTCCTACGGAGGGAAACCTTATAAG AAAATGAAAGGACCGGAGGTGATTCGCTTCATTGAAAGCGGGAGCCGTATGGACTGTCCAGCAGCATGTCCAGAGCGAATGTATGAACTGATGAAAGAGTGCTGGACATACAA ACATGAGGAGCGTCCAGACTTCAAGAAGGTTGAGGAGTCCATGAGGTTTTACCATTACTCCCTATCAAACAAGGTCAAGCCTGAGGGAGCTGCAGCCGATGCTGAGCCTGACAAGTAG
- the LOC120790855 gene encoding tyrosine-protein kinase ZAP-70 isoform X3, with the protein MEQAIISQAPQLEKLIATTAHEKMPWYHGKVGRNEGERRLYSGAQPDGKFLVRDREESGTFALSMMYGKTVYHYQILQDKSGKYSMPEGTKFDTIWQLVEYLKMKPDGLMTVLGEACLNGRAVEKTPSLPATVSTGHILTFLSQQIFHCLRFILLSLFQRRTGANGYTPPPRAVPAASTPVAAVPAEREVLPMDCSGFNPYHNPNDVRRFNIQRSQLLMDEVELGSGNFGSVKKGVLKTDSGQIDVAIKVLKSENEKLVKEEMMREAEIMHQLSNPFIVRMLGLCNAENLMLVMEMASAGPLNKFLNSNKDTVTAENIVNLMHQVSMGMKYLEEKNFVHRDLAARNVLLVNQQFAKISDFGLSKALGEDDNYYKARTAGKWPLKWYAPECIIFHKFSSKSDVWSFGITMWEAFSYGGKPYKKMKGPEVIRFIESGSRMDCPAACPERMYELMKECWTYKHEERPDFKKVEESMRFYHYSLSNKVKPEGAAADAEPDK; encoded by the exons ATGGAGCAGGCCATCATCAGTCAAGCCCCTCAGCTCGAGAAGCTGATCGCCACTACAGCCCACGAGAAGATGCCTTGGTATCACGGTAAAGTCGGCCGCAACGAAGGCGAGAGGCGGCTTTACTCTGGAGCACAACCAGACGGCAAGTTTCT agtgagagacagagaggagtcTGGTACCTTTGCTCTCTCCATGATGTACGGGAAAACAGTTTACCACTATCAGATTCTCCAAGACAAGTCAGGGAAATACTCCATGCCAGAGGGAACAAAGTTTGACACAATCTGGCAG CTGGTTGAGTACCTGAAGATGAAACCTGACGGCCTGATGACGGTTCTCGGGGAGGCGTGCCTTAACGGCAGAGCTGTCGAAA AGACACCCAGTCTTCCTGCAACAGTGAGTACTGGCCACATCTTGACCTTTTTAAGTCAGCAAATATTTCATTGTCTGAGATTCATTTTACTGTCACTCTTTCAGAGGCGGACTGGCGCAAATGGATACACACCGCCACCTCGAG CTGTCCCAGCGGCCTCCACCCCAGTTGCCGCCGTGCCCGCGGAGCGGGAAGTTCTGCCCATGGACTGCAGTGGGTTCAACCCGTACCACAACCCGAACGACGTGAGGAGATTTAACATCCAAAGGAGTCAGCTGCTGATGGACGAGGTGGAGCTCGGCTCTGGGAACTTTGGCAGTGTCAAGAAGGGAGTCCTCAAAACTGACTC GGGTCAGATAGACGTGGCCATTAAAGTGCTGAAGAGTGAGAATGAGAAGCTGGTGAAGGAGGAGATGATGAGGGAGGCAGAGATCATGCACCAGCTGAGCAACCCCTTCATAGTCCGAATGCTTGGCCTCTGCAACGCTGAGAATCTGATGCTGGTCATGGAGATGGCCTCTGCTGGACCTCTCAACAAATTCCTCAACAGCAATAA GGATACTGTCACTGCGGAGAACATTGTCAACCTGATGCACCAGGTGTCGATGGGGATGAAATATCTGGAGGAGAAGAACTTTGTGCACAGAGATTTAGCGGCTCGTAACGTCCTGCTGGTCAACCAACAGTTCGCCAAAATCAGTGATTTTGGGCTCTCCAAGGCCTTGGGAGAAGATGACAACTACTACAAG GCTCGTACAGCAGGTAAATGGCCACTAAAGTGGTACGCTCCAGAATGTATAATCTTCCACAAATTCTCCAGTAAAAGTGATGTTTGGAGTTTTGGCATCACCATGTGGGAGGCCTTTTCCTACGGAGGGAAACCTTATAAG AAAATGAAAGGACCGGAGGTGATTCGCTTCATTGAAAGCGGGAGCCGTATGGACTGTCCAGCAGCATGTCCAGAGCGAATGTATGAACTGATGAAAGAGTGCTGGACATACAA ACATGAGGAGCGTCCAGACTTCAAGAAGGTTGAGGAGTCCATGAGGTTTTACCATTACTCCCTATCAAACAAGGTCAAGCCTGAGGGAGCTGCAGCCGATGCTGAGCCTGACAAGTAG